The Denticeps clupeoides chromosome 5, fDenClu1.1, whole genome shotgun sequence genome includes a region encoding these proteins:
- the slitrk1 gene encoding SLIT and NTRK-like protein 1: MLLWIVLLKAALCVAIGNVTRDVCKEQICSCDAVEGDLHVDCEKRGFANLHHLTGPSSQFYHLLLHGNSLSRLFPNEFANFYNAVSLHLENNGLHDIVPGAFLGLQLVKRLHINNNKIRSFKRNTFLGLDDLEYLQADFNLLRDIDPSVFRDLNKLEVLILNDNLISALPVNVFQHVPITHLDLRGNRIKTLPYEGVLEQIPGIVEVLLEDNPWDCNCDLLSLKEWLENIPQNALIGTVICEAPTRLQGRDLNETAEAELCPSKNGVDSSLVAPPTQDETSEPGPSPTPSRSGEPHTPGGGNQGRPKSRENWQLKTKLTGAAAAGTGTADREPPSNASCPQTCSCKLIGSRQGLGVNCEGRKIESVASLKPRPLGAHELNLRENNIHTVRRNQFRGYGSLNLLDLGGNNIKVIENGTFQNLSELRWLYVDKNYLDALTPEMFSGLQNLEYLSLEYNDIQLIAAATFSPMPNLRVLFLNNNLLKSLPADAFLGVSLSKISLHNNYFTSLAVPGVLDQLGSIIQIDLHGNPWDCSCSIVPFKQWTDRLGADVVVSDLKCESPEVFWKRDFRRVRNDLMCPELYVKAPTAPPPGNSTLSAEPHPNSYLEPNRVSISVLVPGLLLVFVTSAFTVVGMLVFILRNRKRSKRRDGNSSASEINSLQTVCDGSAYWHSGYSAAADVAGGGGGGGGGGGGGGSHRGYDCGAHLLSDK; the protein is encoded by the coding sequence CTACCACCTCCTGCTGCACGGCAACTCGCTGTCCCGCCTCTTCCCCAACGAGTTCGCCAACTTCTACAACGCCGTGAGCCTCCACCTGGAGAACAATGGCCTGCACGACATCGTGCCCGGCGCCTTCCTGGGGCTGCAGCTGGTCAAGCGGCtgcacatcaacaacaacaagatCCGCTCCTTCAAGAGGAACACCTTCCTGGGCCTGGACGACCTGGAGTACCTGCAGGCGGACTTCAACCTGCTGCGCGACATCGACCCGTCGGTCTTCAGGGACCTGAACAAGCTGGAGGTCTTGATCCTGAACGACAACCTCATCAGCGCGCTTCCTGTCAACGTGTTCCAGCACGTCCCCATCACGCACCTCGACCTGCGGGGCAACCGGATAAAAACGCTGCCTTACGAGGGGGTCCTGGAGCAGATTCCGGGGATAGTGGAGGTCCTGCTGGAGGACAACCCCTGGGACTGCAACTGTGACCTGCTCTCGCTGAAGGAGTGGCTGGAGAACATCCCGCAGAACGCTCTGATCGGGACCGTCATCTGCGAGGCCCCCACCCGGCTGCAGGGACGGGACCTGAACGAGACCGCCGAGGCGGAGCTGTGCCCTTCAAAGAACGGGGTGGACTCCAGCTTGGTGGCGCCGCCCACCCAGGACGAGACCTCCGAGCCCGGACCGTCCCCAACGCCTTCCAGGAGCGGCGAGCCCCACACCCCCGGCGGCGGGAACCAGGGGCGCCCCAAATCGCGGGAAAACTGGCAGCTGAAGACGAAGCTGAcgggcgcggcggcggcggggacggggacggccGACCGGGAGCCGCCCTCCAACGCCTCCTGCCCCCAGACGTGCAGCTGCAAGCTGATCGGCTCCCGGCAGGGCCTGGGGGTGAACTGCGAGGGCCGCAAGATCGAGAGCGTGGCCAGCCTGAAGCCCCGGCCGCTGGGCGCCCACGAGCTGAACCTGCGCGAGAACAACATCCACACGGTGAGGAGGAACCAGTTCCGCGGCTACGGCAGCCTCAACCTGCTGGACCTGGGCGGCAACAACATCAAGGTGATCGAGAACGGAACCTTCCAGAACCTGAGTGAGCTGCGCTGGCTGTACGTGGACAAGAACTACCTGGACGCGCTGACGCCGGAGATGTTCTCGGGCCTGCAGAACCTGGAGTACCTCAGCCTGGAGTACAACGACATCCAGCTGATCGCGGCGGCCACCTTCAGCCCCATGCCCAACCTGCGCGTGCTGTTCCTCAACAACAACCTGCTCAAGTCCCTGCCCGCCGACGCCTTCCTCGGGGTGTCCCTGTCCAAGATCAGCCTGCACAACAACTACTTCACCTCGCTGGCCGTGCCGGGCGTGCTGGACCAGCTCGGCTCCATCATCCAGATCGACCTGCACGGGAACCCGTGGGACTGCTCCTGCAGCATCGTCCCCTTCAAGCAGTGGACGGACCGGCTCGGGGCGGACGTGGTGGTCAGCGATCTGAAGTGCGAGTCCCCCGAGGTCTTCTGGAAGAGGGACTTCCGTCGCGTCAGGAACGACCTGATGTGCCCCGAGCTGTACGTGAAGGCGCCCACGGCGCCGCCGCCCGGCAACAGCACGCTGTCCGCGGAGCCGCACCCCAACTCGTACCTGGAGCCCAACCGCGTGTCCATCTCCGTGCTGGTGCCCGGCCTGCTGCTGGTCTTCGTCACGTCCGCCTTCACCGTGGTGGGGATGCTGGTCTTCATCCTGCGCAACCGCAAGCGCTCCAAGCGGAGGGACGGCAACTCGTCGGCGTCCGAGATCAACTCGCTGCAGACGGTGTGCGACGGCTCGGCGTACTGGCACAGCGGCTACAGCGCCGCGGCCGACGTGGCtggtggcggtggtggcggtggtggcggtggtggtggcggcgggtCCCACCGCGGATACGACTGCGGCGCCCACTTGCTGTCCGACAAGTGA